The window CGACTTTCCTCAGATGTATAGGATGTCGGCGTGTCGGATTTCTCGGTGCTTccgggttttttttttcgaaaaagggcCGCGAGATGAAACGTGGCTGGCTGTGCCAGGTGTGCGTTAGACCCTTGACGCACCCACGCTTTGCTGCGTGGGCCGTGTCAGCCCACGGTTGAACGTTGTGCCCAAACAACTGGCTGCCTCGTACTGTCGCCGATTACATATTCATGAAACGCTGGTGCTGGTTTGAAGTAGATATTTCAGTAGCGGTGCCGGCGGGTGGGACGGCAGAAGGCGAAAAATACGGCCGACAATATTTGTAGCAGAAATCTTTGGTTTTCTTTGACGCTGTGTAGCCAGGTTTGGGCGAAATATCCGCGAAATTGGGGTGGTTTGATGACTGCAGAAAAACGTTTGAAACGAGCGAAATCTGGGTAAAAACAGTAGTCTGAATCTTgcaaaattttctgtttcagcTGAGTTAATTCAATTATGTGTTTCCTCAGTTAAAGGCGGTATGTACATTTTTCAAAACGACAGCTCAAAATATTGATTAGAGTAACGTTGGCCGATTGTTCAAAACGGGATAACGCCACAATATACCTAATTGCAGTTTGATAAATGGAATTGGCGAATTTGAGGCAGTTATAAGCAACTTGCCGGTCTAGATTCCATCAtgatataattcattttttgtctTCATTCTCAAAATTCTAACAACTCAAAAAATCCCTTTCAGCAGAAACGCTTCTTACTACTTTTCAGGTAGCTGGAATCGATTAATTTGAAATTAGATACATATGATTTAATATTCCTACTAATTAGGTATCTGGGAAAATCTTTTCCCATTGAGCAGAGGGCTTTTAAACCAGATGCgataatttggaaaatatgttttctctaattctgtggttatttcgttcatttttccacatcttgtagagcaaaatcgtgcgagaatatatcagaaacgcatagtcttcatggttatattttattattataggtatgttggtactccgccacggctttatctgtcaattcatcaatttgccttaaagaaatcagttctgccaaccaacatttttcaatgcaaaaatcactgaatgataattatggaaatatttcattaatttcaataagaatgcaatgaattagagaaaataatgtatattactcgtacagaaggctcattctaccactcgttcattcaaaaactcgccacttcgtggctcgtttttgaattttgaactcgtggaagaatatcaatgccttctgcacttgtattataaataaccatTTTATGACTTTAAAGAAGCGTCAGATCGAATTCGACAATTTCTTTCACAAATCCCTTGAAAAATACTCCCAATAATTTGGTAGCTACTATCGATTGATTTGAAGTAAAGTATTTCAAAACAGCAGCCAATTTATTAATCTAATTGTTCTTATCAATAATCTGGTAAAAAGAAAGTTATTCACAAGCAAAACCTTGTAAAAATAGGCGTGATATGTAGTTACTTTTGTGCAAATTCGACATAAAAATTACCACAATATGTCTTGTTCCCATTTCTACGAAAACATTTTTTAGACCTGGCAACACTGTTTCATCGAATTCATTCAGGTACTAAGCTTCCCCAAACTCATTCTAACATTCAAGATACTCGATTTATCACTCCCAATTACATAATTGTCTTAAATGAGTACTTGGCTCGGTACTTGGCTTTTACAAACGCATTCGGCGGTTGACTTAGCAGTATGTTCATTACACGTAAAACCTTCTTATTATTAATTGTTGAAAAGTGCTAAATTCCATTTATGTTTCCGTTGTAGTACGATAGCGAATCTTCCACGTGCAAGGTCAATTCATACTCTAGAACCATTTAATAATTGCTTATTATACCTTATTTCAATAAGTGCGTTGAAATATCCCAAATGATTGCATCTACAGGATGTTCATTGGCCCAgcgtgtttcttgtagtcctacttttttatgatgcttatatagtttattcaaagtcacttgaacttttccataaaaactcttggccatagatgtccctttgaagtggataccgcgatctgcaaaataccggggtttatctgaaagtattgttaggcaataaattcactgtgcccaaaggaatttctggaaacttggacaagccttgtataattgaaatattcatcttcctccaagtgtctttggatatactataccagtttatcgaatttttattaatcttcgcttcAGATTGAGTAAATAAGTACTACCAAAACTTGTAATTAATTCATTGATCACAACTTACTTAATGAATCTTTAAATAATTTGGGGTTTCTTAAGGATTACTAGAGTATTGTTTgagttttttctcgaaatcgtttgCAGATACGAAAAAAACTACAAGAGACCAAAAAGTGTGCAAACCAaagtttctttctgtttttttctaaactaccagtggtccacaaaaaaaaagtttggagGAAAAAAGCGGGTACAATTCTAGAAAAAGTAACACCCTTTAGATTTGTATTCATATTACACGATTAAAACTTTAATTTGGAATATGTATAccaaatttttgttgaatattttgtgaaggaaaggtgccctgagaaaaaaatcaaacttcaacatcctgtttttcgaaaattgaacaTTTGTGAGCCTATGTATACAGAAATcggtaatttttcaaaattgaaggTACAGCCTGTATTCCGGCATTCAATCGATATCCTCTCGTTCACAAAACTGGTCCCCCCTTCTTTATTAGGATCGAAGGAAGCTGTGTGACGCTTGGTTAGGGTGCACCCGCCGCGGAGGTTCTAGACTTTTCTTGAACAGGATATTAATTTCCTCTCAATTTATCATATCCGGTACTGCATTCGTGACTGGAGTTGTTCGACCTGTGTGTATCCGATCTCTCTCTCCGAGTTTTATAACGCCGAAGGATTAACATCCCAAGTAAATTATTGTACGTAATTATCGAAATTGAGGATACGTAATCTCCGTTTTGAGATTGTCGGGCTCGAGATCTGGGATGGTTCTAGTACAGGATAGGATCGGTGATTATCTCTACGATTCGAAACGGCGGTTCTCACAGGAGGAACTTCCTGGATGTGATCTAGTTAGCTTCTGTTTGCGTCAGAATTGTAACTTTTACTTGGCTGATTGTAAATGTGATTTTCGATTGATTTATTCAGGTATAAGTTAtgattagaaaaaaattgtaccaAATGGTGTGTGGTTTCAATAAGTTGGCCTCCATAAATGTTACGATATATGAAGCAAATGTTTTGTGAGGAGATACTATAACTTTGTTgtcttatttatattttattggatTGGATTGGATTCCAATGTATGTTGAACTTTCTTCAAAGTGGGATTTACATTATTTTAGTGTGTTTTTGCTTGAATTTCTAGTTttggtttttcattttaatgctAAATCTCCCTGGCGCtccaaaaaaatccaaaaatcgaatgaaattttttatttctgccCACCTTCCTGAGCTGTTTTCATAAACTATTGTTGTTATTGGGATGACATTTGTTACAAACATTGGTTTCTATACGATATTCATTCTTCTGGCTCGAAAACAGAATCAATTGTTCTTTAGAAAAACAAGAATTCaaactaaaaaaattatgtatcgCAAATTTGGGGTCATCTAATGAGGAAATTGAGAAATTCTAATAGACCACAAATTCCCAGCCCTTGTagttgaagaatttttgaatattatcgTTCCTATATAAGCATAAAACACGTGATCTGAGCTGCAAAGGCTCTTGGCGTGGTAGACTTAGGTTCAATTCAAACATTAGAGCGGTTTCACTAAAATATTAGCGAACAAACTCGAAAACGACGATCCTGAGATAACTTCACATATCATTTCACAATTTacataaaatttcactcataaccACTAGAAATACGACTTTATTGGTTCACATAGTCACTTTGATACACCTACTCCAACGTTTCCCaagcaccctgtataaagtCACTTTCGACTTTGAAGCAATATTGTAGAAATTGATGCGTTCAAATCCAGAAAGAAGTAATGGAATCATATGAAAAGCTACAATTATCCTAAGATATGCttaacgtttttcaaactttataTACTATCAGAAAAATTGATCAatgtctgaaattaattataatagctaacagccaattttttttattccggaaaaagtacctctgGTTGTAACTTTCAACTGCCTCGGTGGCTCAGTTGGTGGGAGCGCtgaactagtgattcggaggttgcgggttcgagtcccgctcgaggagatacttttttctgaattaaaaaaattgtctgtTAGCCATCAAATATTACGCTTTTATATACTATAGTGTAAGTGTTAATTGTGCCTACTTTACTAATTGTCCTATTATCGTTACAGCTGGAGAGGACGATGACGGACCAAAACGAAGCCTGGATCGGCCCTTAGGAACGGCCTCATGGATAGCCATGGAGGCCAATCCATGCCGCGCGCGCACCGACCTCGGGCGCCAATGATGAGCACCCCAGTGCCATTGACAGCACCCCTAGGTCCGCTGCGGCCACCACCGCCAGTCACCCTGACTGCACCACGTCCCGATAATGAACGAGTCACCAACGAGTACGTCGAGACCCCCTTCAGAGCTACGCCCCCAAGTCCGCCTCCCACGCCACCGAGGGCGCCAAGGCCCAGACGCCTGGACATACCGCCGCCACTGCCGCCGATCACGAAGCAGCCGCCCACCAGCCTCAGCTTCCAGAAGGAACGGGCGGAGCAGTGCATGCAAAGTACTTCAATTATATGTTCGGAGTGCGGCCGGTGTCGGTGCGCAAGCTGCCAAAGACCTAGACCATTGCCGGAGAAGTGGGTATGCGGGAACTGTCTGGTGTCAGCGGACACCATCATCGACTACACCTCGTGCCTGTGTTGTGTCAAAGGACTGTTCTATCATTGTTCAGAGACGGACGGTGGTGCCGGCGACTCTTGTGCGGACAATCCCTGCGGTTGTGGACCCAACAAAAGGGCGGCCAGATGGGGCTGTCTTGGTGCACTCGCGTGCGTCCTACCCTGCTTGTGGCTCTACTGGCCTCTGCGAGGTTGTAAACGGGTTGTGGAGGTCTGTTACGCGCAACATTCGAGGTCGGGCTGTCGGTGCCAACCCACCGTGCCCACGCCGGAGAAGAGGCTCTTGGACTCCAGTCCCGACCTCTAGAACAACGTGGCTTAGACCCACCAGGAACTGAGCGGTGCATCTCCAACCCGCCCCCTCTCCGACACTGTCCCATCCGATCGGATAGGCCTGTGTCGCGACTGCCTAATGAGTACCTATACTACTATACTTTAtacattattaatttatttttgtaaatatcTAGGTATACCTATTTTAACTTGTCTAAATGAAAGATATTCCGTGCTTGTTAAGGGTGTCTCCAGCGGTAGATGTAGAAGATCGAAGTTTTAGGCTCAACGGCACCTCCAACGACTTCCATTCCACCCAATCGACGAACTTAACTTCTTCAACACCGTCGTTGGAGGTTGTCGACGAGTCATCTTCGATCGCGAATCGCAGGAAGTCAGTTGTATGTAATATATCGTTGGAGGCATCAGACTTCCAGTATTATCTAGTCCTGTGCGCTGACTGTGTCGCTTCCATCTAGGGCCGGTGTATGATCCATACAGCTGTCCTGTTAACACCTCCCACTAAGACTATGGACCACCAGAACAACCTCCATCATCATTTTCGATGATGCAGCTTCAGCCAAATCACCTCTTCATGTCAAGGCTCTTTTGTCTGCCCTTATCATCTCTTCTTGTGTCTCTCTTACTGAGCAGCGTAAACATCATTCAATATCTGATTGAGAATGGGCTTTAGACCCTTCGCACCTTGTCCAAAATTGCAAATTCAGGTCTTAAAGAAGACGAGTACAAATTTTCGACACGAAGAGTTGATTTGCAGCTGCTGCATTACTCTGAGTCCATCGTTTTAGTGAGATGTGACGTCCACAGCCCTGTATATActttaatatatatatttatgttaACCGGCAGCCTCAATCAGTCAAAACCTGGTGGCATCCGACGTTGTAAGCCTTCCGGTAATTGGGATGTGGCTATTTTCGAAGCAGAGTGTGCTAGAGTGCCTGTATGAATGTTTATACCACCTCGATACTCTCCAATGAGCGTCGCTGTTTAAACTGAAGGTACACAGTCGGATATTTTGCCTCGTGAACGAAATTATACTAATCTGATGTATTCTTTACTTAATCATTCCAGAATGTGAATTTTTGCTTAGATAGTCGAAGTAGTTACATAGATGAAATCAGGTTAGAACGCGCAACACTTTCGTAAGACTCTAAACCTACGGTCAAATTATTTCGTGGTGTGGAAAGTAGACCCTTACGCATCGCGACAAAAATCAAGAAGCTTAATCTCGGTGACCATGTTGGAACATGATTCAGAGATGCTTTGGTTGGATATTAACATTGATCAATTATAAAGCCGTCCAGTATTCGAACGGAGAAGTAAATTAGCTGTTATGAATTACCTATCTTAGAGAAGGGTGTGATAATTGAAGTGAAAAATGATCGTGCCTTGTAAATTGATcggatatattttttgaaagtgaataaaaTTGTAATACTAAACGCCGCGTGGTAGAGAAGCTTCTGGAGAGTATCGAGGTTAATTTCCATTTTATAAAAAGGTCCGAGGATAGGCTGTTCTATGTACAATACATCTAATACACAACTCACAAATAAcgcatatataaatatttttacaaAATGTCTATTCAGTATGCGAAAGAGTTCATTGTTAGAGCGTAGCTTCGCGATTCGAAATAACTGTTATAGACTACCCAGACGTTCAGACTTGaatttgtttgaaattattttgtattaaaaaGTCAACGGCTGACTGTGATAAAGGGATAAAGATAAGCTATGCTTTATCAAAGAACTCTTTATTCGCATAATCGTTCATGAAACCATACATACATTAGAGGAGTTATCTCGACAGCTATTCGATGTAGATACAAGATGAatatatatgaaattttcaacagtTAGAACATGTTATTCCAAATGTATTAGTCTCAAGAGCTTTTCAAATATCAGACTTTTAAAAGCAATGTTACTTTATGTTTTATCTTTTCTTATCTAACCATTTTCAATGTTAGAATTTTCATGTTTAACGAATATCATCAATGTTTATTACATAATCTTTAATACTTAGTGGTAATTAGTGCTGACTATTTATATTCTACGATCATTTTCGATTGATAACTCTCGAGTTGTGTGTTGGTCCTTAAAAGTAGAAAAgttccaatatttttttattacgtGTACCTTATGTTTTTAAAATGGTTGTGTTCATAGGCGTCCATCGAGAAcagttttatttgaaaatgtatttcACCATTCATTCCAATGTTGTTTTTATCCCGTTGAAATTGATTTCGATTGAACAAACGTTCTACATTAGTTCTTTTTgtgatatttcgatttttttttttttgttactttcGGTGGGTGCCTTTTGGAGCCTATATGTGAAATTTTGCATGGAATAGAAATTCTCAATCGTTCTAGTGTAATTCGTTCCAGGTATGTTATTCGATTGGAATTCCTGATTccgttgaatattttattatgatgTTCAGAAAAGGAGGGCAATACTCTCACAGGATGTGCCAAACCGGCGCAAGATCTTTATAAAACTTGTATACttgtatatataaaattgtaataTTATCTAATGTTAATAACAAGTCAATGTTAAACATTATTCAGTAGTTTTATTCTCACCAACTAAAAAACCCTAcacaaataaaagaaaatagaaaatactTCAAAAACCAGTTAAAAAACACAGCATAACTGAAACCTTTACAAAAATGATGGCATTATTCTTACACAATGAGAAGTCTGCCAAACAATGACATAATCTCAAAGCTTGATCCTGTCATCAAAAGAACATCTCAGCTAACGCATCAAGAACAATATTCTACgatcttataaaaaaaaactgcctAACCATCAAACTAATTCACAACAAATGATTTTCAAGTGATGAAAGTTAAGCCATATATATCAAGAACTCCATAACCTACCACGACCTCGATATCATGATGAAGAATTCTGGCAATTCCAACATTCAAAGTTTCAGTAGTCTCAAGCCATTTGGACTAAAACAGAGCGGT is drawn from Harmonia axyridis chromosome 7, icHarAxyr1.1, whole genome shotgun sequence and contains these coding sequences:
- the LOC123684119 gene encoding protein sprouty, which codes for MDSHGGQSMPRAHRPRAPMMSTPVPLTAPLGPLRPPPPVTLTAPRPDNERVTNEYVETPFRATPPSPPPTPPRAPRPRRLDIPPPLPPITKQPPTSLSFQKERAEQCMQSTSIICSECGRCRCASCQRPRPLPEKWVCGNCLVSADTIIDYTSCLCCVKGLFYHCSETDGGAGDSCADNPCGCGPNKRAARWGCLGALACVLPCLWLYWPLRGCKRVVEVCYAQHSRSGCRCQPTVPTPEKRLLDSSPDL